Proteins encoded within one genomic window of Suricata suricatta isolate VVHF042 chromosome 17, meerkat_22Aug2017_6uvM2_HiC, whole genome shotgun sequence:
- the LOC115282834 gene encoding olfactory receptor 1L6-like — MTLANGTTAPEFLLLGLVDGADIHPLLFLLFLSVYLLNALGNLTMVVVVRWDRALRSPMYYFLGHLSLVDVCFTTVTVPRLLVGLLHPGQAVSFQGCFSQMYFFVALDITESYLLAAMSYDRAVAVCRPLHYCAVMTPGRCTALVTTSWAVAHLHSLLHTLLISALSYPCPAPVRHFFCDMTVMLSLATSDTATAEAAIFSEGLAVVLTPLLLVSLSYLRILVAVLGVRSAGGRRRAFSTCGAHLVVVSLFFGSVLSVYFRPSSAYSARYDRLASVVYAVLTPTLNPFIYSLRNKEVKGALKRGFRWRAVPQEV, encoded by the coding sequence ATGACGCTGGCCAACGGCACCACAGCCCCAGAGTTCCTCCTCCTCGGCCTGGTGGACGGAGCAGACATCCACCCCCTgctcttcctgctcttcctcAGTGTCTACCTGCTCAATGCCCTGGGCAACTTGaccatggtggtggtggtgaggtggGACAGGGCCCTCCGCTCCCCCATGTACTATTTCCTGGGTCACCTGAGTCTCGTGGACGTCTGCTTTACCACCGTCACCGTCCCTAGGTTGCTGGTCGGCTTGCTTCACCCGGGCCAGGCCGTGTCTTTCCAGGGATGCTTTTCCCAGATGTACTTCTTCGTGGCTCTGGACATCACCGAGAGCTACTTGTTGGCAGCCATGTCGTATGACCGCGCGGTGGCCGTCTGCCGCCCCCTGCACTACTGCGCCGTCATGACGCCCGGGCGCTGCACGGCGCTGGTGACCACGTCCTGGGCGGTGGCCCACCTGCACTCACTACTGCACACGCTGCTCATCTCGGCGCTCTCCTACCCGTGCCCCGCCCCCGTGCGCCACTTCTTCTGTGACATGACGGTGATGCTGAGCTTGGCGACCTCGGACACGGCGACCGCGGAGGCTGCCATCTTCTCCGAGGGCCTGGCGGTGGTGCTTACCCCGTTGCTCCTCGTGTCGCTCTCCTACCTGCGCATCCTCGTAGCGGTGCTGGGAGTGCGGTCGGCCGGGGGCCGGCGCCGCGCCTTCTCCACCTGCGGGGCCCACCTGGTGGTGGTGTCGCTCTTCTTCGGCTCTGTCCTCTCCGTCTATTTCAGGCCGTCATCTGCCTACTCAGCCCGCTATGACCGTCTGGCCAGCGTGGTCTATGCTGTGCTCACACCGACCTTGAACCCTTTCATCTACAGCCTTCGCAACAAGGAGGTCAAGGGCGCCCTCAAAAGGGGGTTCAGATGGAGGGCTGTACCCCAAGAGGTATAA